The Candidatus Delongbacteria bacterium genome has a segment encoding these proteins:
- a CDS encoding DUF1488 family protein, with the protein MRFKDGLIAIGGNAPGHRIAFLAILDDDKKITCEITNEALIKIFKSEGSDESNKEAFEGNKEIIYSKAEEKILNGMYELFFEGKSILITSYDFEN; encoded by the coding sequence ATGAGATTCAAAGATGGATTGATTGCAATTGGAGGTAATGCACCCGGTCATCGCATTGCTTTTTTAGCGATTCTTGATGACGACAAGAAAATAACTTGTGAGATTACGAATGAAGCTTTAATAAAAATTTTCAAATCTGAAGGAAGTGATGAGTCTAATAAAGAAGCTTTCGAAGGTAACAAAGAAATTATTTATTCAAAAGCTGAAGAGAAAATCTTAAACGGTATGTATGAGCTATTTTTTGAGGGCAAATCAATTCTAATAACATCTTATGACTTTGAAAATTAA